One region of Candidatus Saccharibacteria bacterium genomic DNA includes:
- a CDS encoding aminoacyl-tRNA hydrolase, whose product MALFVKRPDIGSRISFTTYGMNKSLLIVGLGNLGKEYDGTRHNVGFLCLDEFALKNDFTSWVNKTDMKCLTTVKTVGDTRVILCKPTTFMNLSGEAVQAVIHFYKLSLDNVIVLHDDIDVDFGQIRMRRGGSSAGHNGIKSVTQMLGSEDYGRVRVGIGPKTPPQLDSADFVLQKFNATERGELPKLTREMNALLSEYAYGTPLTSETRSFL is encoded by the coding sequence ATGGCTTTGTTTGTAAAACGCCCAGACATTGGCAGCCGGATCAGCTTCACCACATACGGCATGAATAAATCACTGCTCATCGTCGGACTTGGCAATCTTGGCAAGGAGTACGACGGTACCCGGCATAATGTGGGTTTTTTATGTTTAGACGAGTTTGCTCTTAAAAACGATTTTACATCCTGGGTGAACAAAACAGATATGAAATGCCTAACCACGGTAAAAACAGTTGGCGATACCCGCGTGATTTTGTGCAAACCCACAACTTTTATGAACCTCAGCGGGGAAGCTGTACAGGCCGTGATTCACTTCTACAAACTGTCGCTTGATAACGTAATTGTGCTGCATGACGATATTGACGTTGATTTTGGCCAAATACGAATGCGCCGTGGCGGCAGCAGCGCAGGGCACAACGGCATAAAAAGCGTGACGCAAATGCTAGGTAGCGAAGACTACGGCCGTGTCCGGGTAGGTATTGGCCCAAAGACACCGCCGCAGCTAGACTCTGCCGACTTCGTTCTCCAGAAATTCAACGCCACAGAGCGGGGCGAGCTACCAAAACTAACACGTGAAATGAACGCACTCCTCAGTGAGTATGCCTACGGCACGCCCCTCACCTCCGAAACCCGCAGCTTTTTATAA
- the rsmH gene encoding 16S rRNA (cytosine(1402)-N(4))-methyltransferase RsmH: MSQTIHKPVLLPAVLTYLAPVEGENYLDLTAGYGGHATAVLKHTHKPTGLTLVDRDATAITALQPLADQGARVLHASFEEISKSLQEQGEHFDMILADLGVSSLHLDTSSRGFAFRLDGPLDMRMDQRAELTADTIVNTYQVAELEDILRRYGEENRARRVAQAIVARRPIRTTSELAEVIAGALPRGSKQHPATRSFQAIRIAVNDELGQLKRSIPMWLELLQPGGRLAVISFHSLEDRIIKQAFADVAGDRYDAEYRLLTKHPVVADDTESVTNPRARSAKLRALQRK; the protein is encoded by the coding sequence ATGTCACAAACCATACACAAGCCTGTACTGCTACCGGCAGTGCTCACGTACCTTGCACCAGTGGAGGGGGAAAATTACCTCGACCTGACGGCTGGCTACGGGGGGCACGCGACGGCGGTACTGAAACACACCCACAAGCCGACGGGTTTGACGCTGGTCGATCGCGACGCGACTGCGATTACAGCGCTACAACCATTGGCAGACCAGGGTGCGCGGGTATTGCATGCCAGTTTCGAAGAAATCTCGAAGTCGCTGCAGGAGCAGGGCGAGCATTTCGATATGATATTGGCGGACTTGGGTGTTTCGTCGTTGCACCTTGACACGTCGTCACGTGGTTTTGCGTTTCGTTTGGATGGTCCGCTCGATATGCGGATGGATCAACGCGCAGAGCTTACGGCCGATACCATCGTCAATACGTACCAGGTAGCTGAGCTAGAAGATATTTTGCGCCGTTATGGTGAAGAAAATCGTGCTCGGCGCGTGGCTCAAGCAATTGTTGCTCGTCGTCCCATTCGGACAACAAGTGAGCTTGCTGAAGTGATTGCGGGTGCCCTTCCGAGGGGAAGCAAGCAGCATCCTGCGACACGTAGTTTCCAGGCAATTCGTATTGCAGTTAATGATGAGCTCGGACAGCTGAAGCGCAGCATACCCATGTGGCTCGAACTATTACAGCCGGGGGGAAGACTTGCGGTCATTAGCTTTCACAGTCTTGAGGATCGAATCATCAAGCAGGCTTTTGCAGACGTTGCAGGCGATCGTTATGACGCCGAGTATCGTTTACTCACAAAGCATCCAGTCGTGGCCGACGACACTGAATCAGTTACTAATCCGCGGGCACGAAGCGCAAAACTTCGAGCCTTGCAGCGAAAATAA
- a CDS encoding cell division protein FtsW yields MSEYYAQRQRNSRPTEVLRKHRPDYWLLVIVAFLLAVGLIVVYSISPALSELRGGNYVVHQVVAILLSIVAFFVTARTPLAKWEKWRWWLLAGAALGTLVALITPAIPAYPQHRWIRFGSFSLQSVEVLKFALLIALSGFLTARIREGNIGDYRKTLKPLVLVLGVIGFIVAFVQSDLGSAGVIVAMATIMAFVAGMPMRRIMTIGLVVAFGTMLAVSSTPYRRERLNTYLHPEANCSTEAGHQACQALIAVGSGGLVGLGLGKSVQAYGYLPEAQNDSIFAIYAEKFGFVGSMVLLALFVTLFARLRLIIERAPDMFSRLVVVGVLAWLSTQAIINIGAMIGLLPLKGITLPLISYGGTSVLFVGAALGLVYQVSHYTSFNTRRAMGSQQRDRHEHSIDRRRFGGAYHPGSSSRP; encoded by the coding sequence ATGTCTGAATATTATGCCCAGCGACAAAGAAACAGCCGACCAACAGAGGTGCTTCGAAAGCACCGGCCTGACTACTGGCTCCTTGTGATTGTGGCGTTTTTGTTGGCAGTTGGACTGATTGTGGTATATTCGATTAGTCCGGCGCTTTCCGAGCTTCGTGGCGGAAATTATGTTGTGCACCAGGTTGTTGCGATTCTGCTTAGTATTGTTGCTTTTTTTGTGACTGCTCGAACTCCACTTGCAAAGTGGGAAAAATGGCGTTGGTGGCTGCTAGCGGGTGCCGCGCTCGGTACCTTGGTTGCCCTGATTACACCAGCGATACCCGCGTACCCACAACATCGCTGGATTCGTTTTGGTAGTTTCTCGCTACAATCTGTCGAAGTACTCAAGTTTGCCTTGCTGATTGCGCTCAGCGGTTTTTTGACCGCACGGATACGCGAGGGAAATATTGGCGATTACAGAAAGACGCTTAAGCCGCTTGTCCTTGTACTTGGCGTGATAGGGTTTATTGTGGCGTTTGTACAGAGTGATTTAGGATCTGCCGGAGTAATTGTGGCAATGGCAACCATAATGGCGTTTGTTGCGGGTATGCCTATGCGCCGGATAATGACAATCGGTTTGGTAGTTGCGTTTGGAACCATGCTGGCAGTTTCCTCAACGCCTTACCGAAGAGAACGTCTCAACACATATTTACACCCTGAAGCAAACTGCTCGACAGAGGCGGGACATCAGGCATGCCAAGCTTTGATTGCCGTTGGTTCCGGTGGGTTAGTTGGCCTAGGACTTGGTAAGAGCGTTCAAGCGTATGGCTACTTGCCAGAAGCCCAAAATGACTCGATTTTTGCGATATATGCAGAAAAGTTCGGTTTTGTCGGGTCAATGGTGCTACTTGCGTTGTTTGTAACACTGTTTGCTCGGCTGAGGCTAATTATTGAACGGGCGCCCGACATGTTTAGCAGATTGGTTGTTGTCGGGGTGCTTGCGTGGCTGAGCACGCAGGCAATTATCAATATTGGTGCTATGATAGGACTATTGCCCCTAAAGGGCATTACTTTGCCACTGATAAGCTACGGCGGTACAAGCGTTCTGTTCGTAGGCGCAGCGCTTGGGCTTGTTTATCAGGTTTCACACTACACAAGTTTTAACACACGGCGCGCCATGGGTAGCCAGCAAAGGGATAGACATGAACATAGTATTGACAGGCGGCGGTTCGGGGGGGCATATCACCCCGGTTCTAGCAGTCGCCCATGA
- a CDS encoding cell division/cell wall cluster transcriptional repressor MraZ, protein MTQVDYFQRKLDDKRRLTIPTELRDMFASGAVITRGFGQYLHLYPKDVWNNLVEPRLAGDILDERIADLNVQFRTGKVEQSLDGKQGRITLEQHLLDYAGIQKGVTAVSVGNYWRLLAAEQA, encoded by the coding sequence ATGACACAGGTGGATTACTTCCAGCGCAAACTTGACGATAAACGGCGGTTAACCATACCGACCGAGCTTCGAGACATGTTTGCTAGCGGGGCAGTAATCACTCGTGGATTTGGGCAGTATCTGCACCTCTACCCGAAAGATGTCTGGAATAACCTTGTTGAACCAAGGTTGGCCGGCGACATCCTAGACGAGCGGATCGCAGACCTGAACGTGCAATTTCGTACGGGCAAGGTCGAGCAATCACTCGATGGCAAGCAGGGGCGGATAACCCTGGAACAGCACTTACTTGATTATGCGGGCATACAAAAAGGTGTCACCGCGGTAAGTGTAGGGAATTACTGGCGTTTATTAGCAGCCGAGCAGGCATAG
- a CDS encoding penicillin-binding protein 2: protein MKPTHSKQTDPVLRTRLWYALIVVVFGVFAVRLFYTQVIRYDHYKSLALSDQTREYDVLPERGTIYAQLNGETIPLVLNQKLFTVFADPSIIKNHAKTAATIAPMLGLDAREVEAKLQSKNTSYVVLKRRVAPDDNKKLLALKYPGIASQQMNYRVYPQGTMAGQLLGFVNNDGEGKYGVEEALDETLAGTRGRLKAITDVNGVPLAASSENLLVEPVAGQNVTLTLDMGMQAQVESIVKAAQEKFRSKNVSAVVMETNTGAVKAMANYPTYNPADYQTVEDGALFQNYSVASPIEPGSITKVFTVAAALDSGAITKNTSYYDPGKWTIDGAKVLNVAEGTGNGTQTIKSLLNLSLNTGATWTLMQMGGGKLNDTGRAKLYKYFVDHFRFMKPTGIEQGYEGAGFVPDPVDKDNGINITYANMSFGQAYSASVLQMASALGAVVNGGTYYQPTLISSTVSGAGDVVQKKPVVLSRDVVSAQTSKSMVELLDYVTEAHTAGFPYMRFDSRYSVGGKTGTAQIIDEKTHLYREDVFNGTFLGYVGGDTPQYTIVVYNIEPHGYSGYAGAQTGQPIFAEIAHMLINNYDVTPKTK, encoded by the coding sequence ATGAAACCAACTCACAGCAAACAGACTGACCCCGTTCTGCGCACCAGGTTATGGTATGCGCTAATTGTCGTTGTTTTCGGGGTCTTTGCCGTGAGATTATTTTATACTCAGGTCATTCGGTATGACCACTATAAGTCGCTTGCTTTGAGCGACCAAACTCGTGAGTACGATGTCCTGCCGGAACGAGGGACCATTTATGCACAGCTGAACGGAGAAACAATACCGCTTGTTCTAAATCAGAAACTGTTTACGGTGTTTGCTGACCCTAGTATTATAAAAAATCATGCAAAAACCGCTGCGACTATCGCTCCCATGCTGGGACTAGATGCTCGTGAGGTCGAAGCAAAGCTTCAAAGTAAAAATACAAGCTATGTTGTGCTAAAACGTCGGGTGGCACCAGATGATAACAAAAAATTATTGGCGTTGAAATATCCGGGTATTGCATCGCAGCAGATGAATTACCGAGTGTACCCGCAAGGAACCATGGCTGGCCAGCTGCTTGGTTTTGTCAATAATGATGGCGAAGGTAAGTACGGCGTTGAAGAGGCACTTGACGAAACGCTTGCAGGCACACGAGGCCGCCTGAAGGCCATTACCGATGTGAACGGTGTTCCACTTGCTGCCAGCAGCGAAAACCTGCTTGTTGAGCCCGTGGCAGGGCAGAATGTGACACTGACGCTCGATATGGGCATGCAGGCACAGGTAGAGTCGATTGTTAAGGCAGCTCAGGAAAAGTTTCGATCAAAAAATGTCAGTGCAGTTGTGATGGAAACAAACACCGGCGCTGTAAAAGCAATGGCGAACTATCCGACCTATAATCCAGCAGATTACCAAACAGTTGAAGATGGTGCTTTGTTTCAAAACTATAGCGTTGCCAGCCCCATAGAACCCGGCTCGATAACCAAGGTTTTCACAGTTGCGGCAGCGTTAGACAGCGGTGCAATTACGAAAAATACTTCCTATTATGACCCTGGCAAGTGGACGATTGACGGCGCAAAAGTGCTCAATGTCGCAGAGGGGACTGGCAACGGGACACAGACGATTAAAAGTCTTTTGAATTTGTCCCTTAACACCGGTGCAACATGGACGCTGATGCAGATGGGCGGTGGAAAGTTGAATGATACCGGACGAGCGAAGCTTTATAAGTATTTTGTCGATCATTTTCGGTTTATGAAGCCAACCGGTATTGAGCAGGGCTACGAGGGAGCGGGCTTTGTGCCTGACCCAGTGGACAAAGATAACGGTATAAATATAACTTACGCAAATATGTCTTTTGGCCAGGCATATTCAGCTTCCGTACTGCAAATGGCGAGTGCACTCGGAGCCGTGGTAAATGGTGGCACATACTACCAACCGACCCTGATCTCCTCAACCGTGAGCGGGGCGGGGGATGTGGTGCAAAAAAAGCCGGTCGTGCTGTCTCGTGATGTTGTGTCTGCACAAACCAGTAAGAGCATGGTTGAACTGCTCGACTATGTTACCGAAGCACACACGGCAGGTTTTCCGTACATGCGCTTTGACAGTCGTTATAGTGTGGGAGGTAAAACTGGCACGGCACAGATTATTGACGAAAAGACGCATCTTTACCGAGAAGATGTGTTTAACGGAACATTTTTAGGTTATGTCGGTGGAGATACGCCCCAGTACACCATAGTTGTCTACAACATAGAGCCACACGGTTATTCTGGCTATGCGGGGGCGCAAACTGGGCAACCAATTTTTGCTGAGATTGCTCATATGCTTATAAATAACTATGACGTAACTCCGAAAACAAAGTAA
- a CDS encoding UDP-N-acetylglucosamine--N-acetylmuramyl-(pentapeptide) pyrophosphoryl-undecaprenol N-acetylglucosamine transferase, with protein MNIVLTGGGSGGHITPVLAVAHELKRQLPSCHVMYIGQYGDDLLDIIKANPDIDEIQTVSAGKLRRYSGEGWRQLFDIKTQALNIRDVFRTIKGFIQSFRLLKKAKPAVVFTRGGFVSVPVALAAKMHGIPYLTHDADSLPSLANRLIGRWAHLHTVALPPELYPYPQDKIRMVGMPVGHNHKPVGTNLRDEYKKELGLEAYDEVLLVTGGGNGARMLNKFVVNNSRYLLSRFPNLIILHFAGRALEQETNNMYESLKLEAARTRVRVYSFAADFYKFSGAADVIIARGGMSSIAEFALQHKACLLVPSKQLAWNVKNSQALAKAGAVLELTEEQAEQPERLGRTVAGLLRDPARRATLETAIGVFARPKAANELATLIIATGKGG; from the coding sequence ATGAACATAGTATTGACAGGCGGCGGTTCGGGGGGGCATATCACCCCGGTTCTAGCAGTCGCCCATGAACTGAAGCGGCAGCTACCCTCATGCCACGTGATGTACATCGGTCAGTACGGTGATGATTTACTTGATATTATTAAAGCCAACCCAGATATTGATGAAATACAAACCGTGTCGGCTGGAAAACTGCGACGATACAGCGGGGAGGGGTGGAGACAACTGTTTGATATAAAGACTCAGGCGCTGAATATACGTGATGTATTTCGGACTATAAAGGGTTTTATACAAAGCTTTCGTTTGCTCAAGAAGGCCAAACCAGCCGTAGTTTTTACCCGTGGCGGTTTTGTGAGTGTGCCAGTCGCGTTGGCTGCAAAAATGCACGGCATTCCGTACCTTACTCACGATGCGGATAGCTTGCCAAGCCTCGCAAATCGTCTGATAGGGCGGTGGGCTCATCTTCATACAGTGGCGCTTCCGCCAGAGTTATATCCGTATCCTCAGGACAAAATCCGCATGGTTGGGATGCCCGTCGGCCACAATCATAAGCCTGTCGGCACGAATCTACGAGATGAGTATAAAAAAGAACTGGGGCTGGAGGCGTACGATGAAGTCTTGTTGGTAACTGGCGGGGGAAACGGCGCCCGGATGCTCAACAAGTTTGTCGTTAACAATAGCCGGTATTTACTATCTCGCTTTCCAAATCTGATTATTCTGCATTTTGCAGGGCGCGCGCTTGAGCAGGAAACAAATAATATGTATGAAAGTCTCAAGCTGGAGGCTGCCCGTACCCGAGTACGTGTATACAGCTTTGCAGCGGATTTTTATAAGTTCAGCGGAGCCGCAGATGTCATAATTGCGAGAGGTGGTATGAGTAGTATCGCTGAATTTGCGCTTCAGCATAAAGCCTGTCTGCTGGTGCCTTCGAAACAGCTAGCGTGGAATGTAAAAAATAGTCAGGCTCTTGCTAAAGCAGGAGCCGTGCTCGAGCTCACCGAAGAACAGGCCGAGCAGCCTGAACGACTTGGCCGCACGGTTGCTGGCCTGCTGCGAGACCCTGCCCGCCGGGCAACGCTAGAAACGGCCATCGGTGTGTTTGCGCGGCCAAAGGCTGCAAATGAGCTAGCTACGCTCATCATAGCAACAGGGAAGGGTGGCTAG
- the mraY gene encoding phospho-N-acetylmuramoyl-pentapeptide-transferase: protein MNDQLLTATLEGSSLLKIVLLGVGGFLLSMALTPLYTTVAYRWHLWKKPRTQTVTGTQATVFMKLHGEKHKRHIPTMAGVIFITAVAILTLSANWSRAETWLPLAAFVGAAAVGLLDDIINLRGDGTGKAGLPSKLKFLLITLVAAVAGWYFYYKLGFNSIQLPGLEHSLVLGWWIIPLFTLVVVATANAVNISDGLDGLAGGLTTIAFATYTVIAVLEGKYGVAGFCAAMVGALMSYTWFNVFPARFFMGDVGSFALGTALGVIAMYTDTVLLLPIIGFVFVAEAGSVILQIASKKLRNGKKIFRISPIHHHFEAIGWPEAKVTMRFWVIGQTAALVGLALFVMGRYG, encoded by the coding sequence ATGAATGACCAGTTACTTACGGCGACGCTTGAAGGCTCCAGTTTATTGAAAATTGTCTTACTTGGCGTGGGGGGTTTCTTGCTTTCAATGGCATTGACTCCTCTCTACACGACCGTTGCGTATCGCTGGCATCTCTGGAAAAAACCTCGTACCCAAACAGTGACAGGCACGCAAGCTACAGTGTTTATGAAGTTGCACGGGGAGAAGCACAAGCGGCATATTCCAACCATGGCAGGCGTTATTTTTATAACAGCTGTAGCTATTTTGACGTTGAGTGCCAACTGGTCAAGAGCGGAAACGTGGTTGCCGCTGGCAGCATTTGTCGGCGCCGCGGCTGTTGGGCTTTTGGACGACATTATCAATTTGCGGGGAGATGGAACCGGCAAAGCTGGGTTACCGTCAAAACTGAAGTTTCTTTTAATAACGCTGGTGGCTGCGGTGGCGGGCTGGTATTTTTACTATAAACTTGGGTTTAACAGCATACAGTTGCCAGGTCTTGAGCATTCATTGGTGCTCGGGTGGTGGATTATACCGCTTTTTACCCTTGTAGTTGTAGCAACGGCAAATGCGGTGAATATCAGTGATGGGCTTGATGGTTTGGCTGGAGGGTTAACAACTATTGCATTTGCAACCTATACCGTTATTGCCGTGCTTGAAGGCAAGTACGGTGTCGCCGGTTTTTGCGCGGCCATGGTAGGAGCGCTCATGAGCTACACCTGGTTTAATGTGTTCCCAGCACGATTTTTTATGGGTGACGTTGGATCTTTTGCGCTCGGTACAGCCCTGGGCGTGATAGCCATGTACACAGATACTGTGCTACTTCTTCCAATTATTGGGTTTGTATTTGTGGCTGAGGCGGGTTCTGTGATTTTGCAAATTGCGTCTAAAAAGCTACGGAATGGTAAAAAAATATTTCGTATTTCACCCATCCATCACCATTTCGAGGCGATTGGTTGGCCTGAAGCAAAAGTAACCATGCGCTTCTGGGTGATTGGCCAGACCGCTGCGTTAGTTGGACTCGCACTTTTCGTAATGGGTCGATACGGCTAG
- the topA gene encoding type I DNA topoisomerase, with amino-acid sequence MAKNLVVVESPAKAKTIEKYLGGDFHVLSSVGHIRAIPKKSKDGTPVIDIRNGFTTQYEVDPEKKKIIAELKKAVKAASTVWLATDEDREGEAIAWHLCEVLGLDPAKTNRIVFHEITKDAITEAIKHPRTVDMHLVAAQQARQILDRIVGFELSPVVWQKVPGGKSAGRVQSPAVKLLVEREREIQAFESTAQFKITAEFTHGSETFSAELPKRFDTEQEAHDFIAGLSAATFLVTDVTTTPGKRNPGAPFTTSTLQQEANAKLGFGSRATMTAAQKLYQAGKITYMRTDSVNLSKQAIASAATYIEKTYGKEYVQVRTFATKSKGAQEAHEAIRPTNMALEVASSDTYDQKLYELIRRRTLASQMAPAKLEKTVISITAQSGDTTHETRVFEAKGEVITFSGFLKVYGRAKDDAILPQLTPEDEVTLASATARQVFGRPPARYTEGSLVKKLEELGIGRPSTYATIIGTIQTRGYVERGDSEGDPRECIQLTLDPGAAGRESQVTKEVITENTGSTKGKLVPTPSGQLIADFLSNHFQPVIDYGFTAKIEEEFDDIAENKLERNTMLSHFYEPFHALVAKGDKIDRAAVAQAREVGIDPKTGKPIYAKFGRFGPYLQLGEGGEGEEKPQNAPLPKGVTIETVSLEQALKAFELPRLVGQTQDGQDIRANIGRFGPYIQIGKLFVSIKPHDPYDIDLVTALALYVEKLKTEAEKNIADFGDGVKVLKGRWGPYVTDGKKNAKIDKKIDPASLTREQALALLADAPAAGKKRPPYRRKK; translated from the coding sequence ATGGCAAAAAACCTGGTCGTCGTCGAGAGTCCGGCAAAAGCAAAAACCATCGAGAAGTATCTTGGTGGCGATTTTCATGTCCTAAGCAGCGTTGGGCATATTCGTGCCATCCCCAAAAAGTCCAAAGACGGCACACCCGTGATAGACATAAGAAACGGCTTCACCACACAATACGAAGTAGATCCTGAAAAAAAGAAAATTATTGCCGAACTCAAAAAAGCCGTTAAAGCCGCCAGTACAGTATGGCTGGCAACTGACGAAGACCGCGAAGGAGAGGCTATCGCCTGGCACCTTTGCGAAGTGCTTGGACTTGACCCGGCAAAAACCAACAGAATCGTGTTTCATGAAATAACGAAAGACGCAATTACCGAGGCTATCAAGCATCCACGCACCGTTGATATGCACCTGGTGGCGGCCCAACAAGCCCGCCAAATTCTTGATCGTATTGTCGGATTTGAGCTCAGCCCAGTCGTATGGCAAAAGGTTCCGGGTGGCAAAAGTGCGGGACGCGTACAAAGCCCGGCGGTAAAGCTGCTGGTAGAACGTGAGCGTGAAATTCAGGCATTTGAGAGTACCGCCCAGTTCAAAATTACTGCCGAATTTACACATGGTAGTGAAACGTTCAGTGCAGAATTACCAAAACGTTTCGACACCGAGCAAGAAGCCCATGATTTCATAGCTGGCCTGAGCGCCGCGACTTTTTTGGTCACAGACGTTACAACCACCCCCGGAAAACGCAACCCAGGAGCCCCGTTTACGACGAGTACCCTCCAGCAAGAAGCCAATGCAAAACTCGGTTTTGGCAGTCGTGCAACCATGACCGCCGCCCAAAAGCTTTACCAGGCCGGCAAAATAACCTATATGCGCACTGACAGCGTCAATCTGAGTAAACAGGCAATCGCCTCAGCAGCGACCTACATTGAGAAAACCTACGGGAAAGAGTACGTGCAAGTACGCACTTTTGCGACCAAGAGCAAGGGCGCCCAAGAAGCTCATGAGGCTATTCGTCCAACTAACATGGCGCTAGAGGTAGCCAGTAGCGACACTTACGACCAGAAGTTGTACGAGCTCATTCGCCGTCGCACTCTCGCAAGCCAAATGGCGCCCGCAAAACTAGAAAAAACGGTCATTTCCATTACCGCCCAGTCCGGAGACACAACTCACGAAACACGTGTTTTCGAAGCCAAGGGTGAAGTTATTACCTTCAGTGGTTTCCTAAAAGTCTACGGACGAGCTAAAGATGATGCCATTTTACCTCAGTTAACACCAGAGGATGAGGTAACCCTGGCGTCTGCCACGGCCCGCCAGGTGTTTGGCCGCCCGCCAGCCCGATACACCGAGGGATCACTCGTAAAAAAGCTTGAGGAGCTTGGCATCGGCCGCCCAAGCACGTATGCCACCATCATTGGTACAATCCAAACTAGAGGCTACGTGGAGCGTGGCGACAGCGAGGGCGACCCAAGAGAATGTATTCAGCTCACGCTTGACCCAGGTGCAGCAGGCCGGGAATCACAAGTTACGAAAGAAGTTATTACCGAAAACACCGGCTCTACCAAAGGCAAACTTGTCCCAACGCCAAGTGGGCAGCTAATAGCCGATTTTTTGAGCAATCATTTTCAACCTGTTATTGATTACGGTTTTACCGCCAAAATCGAAGAAGAGTTTGACGATATTGCCGAAAACAAGCTCGAGCGCAATACCATGCTCAGCCATTTCTACGAACCATTTCACGCCCTTGTAGCAAAAGGTGACAAAATTGACCGCGCCGCTGTTGCCCAAGCCAGGGAAGTTGGCATTGACCCAAAGACAGGCAAACCTATTTACGCCAAGTTCGGACGTTTTGGTCCATATCTTCAGCTCGGAGAAGGTGGCGAAGGGGAGGAAAAACCGCAGAATGCCCCGTTGCCAAAGGGTGTTACCATAGAGACCGTTTCTCTAGAACAAGCACTCAAGGCTTTTGAGCTGCCACGACTCGTCGGACAAACGCAAGACGGACAAGACATCCGCGCTAACATTGGTCGCTTTGGCCCATATATCCAAATCGGGAAGCTGTTTGTTAGCATAAAGCCGCATGACCCGTACGATATTGACCTCGTAACAGCCCTTGCATTGTACGTAGAAAAACTGAAAACTGAAGCCGAAAAGAACATCGCTGACTTCGGTGACGGTGTAAAAGTTCTGAAGGGAAGGTGGGGGCCTTACGTCACAGATGGCAAAAAAAATGCCAAAATTGATAAAAAAATTGACCCAGCTTCTCTCACTCGCGAGCAGGCTCTGGCACTCTTGGCGGACGCACCGGCGGCAGGCAAAAAGCGCCCCCCTTACCGTCGCAAGAAATAA
- the dprA gene encoding DNA-protecting protein DprA, with translation MPTFCATFRRPPKELYYIGCEPDEWLSRPRVAIVGSRGITPYGKIVTSQLAGDLAAKGISIVSGLALGVDATAHEAALKTGGLHIAVLANGLDKIYPASNTQLARQILETGGVIISEYPEGMPSLKQNFVARNRIVAGLSNALLITEAAEKSGTLHTARFAMEQGRDVLVVPGNITSPNSVGCNNLIKSGAIPVSSVDDVLFALGTKNLITTTYIHKGDTT, from the coding sequence ATCCCGACGTTCTGCGCAACATTCCGTCGCCCCCCAAAAGAGCTCTACTACATCGGGTGTGAGCCAGATGAGTGGCTTTCACGCCCTCGTGTCGCCATTGTGGGAAGTCGAGGAATTACACCGTATGGTAAGATTGTAACCTCTCAACTCGCCGGTGACCTCGCCGCAAAGGGCATTTCCATAGTTAGCGGCTTAGCTCTCGGGGTAGATGCCACCGCCCATGAAGCAGCCCTGAAAACGGGGGGTCTCCACATAGCTGTGTTAGCAAACGGCCTTGATAAGATTTATCCTGCCAGTAACACCCAGCTCGCCCGTCAAATACTTGAAACGGGCGGGGTGATTATTTCTGAGTATCCAGAGGGTATGCCTAGCTTAAAACAGAATTTTGTCGCACGTAACCGTATTGTGGCTGGGCTGAGCAACGCACTACTCATCACTGAAGCTGCAGAAAAAAGCGGAACGCTTCACACTGCTCGGTTCGCGATGGAACAGGGCAGAGATGTTTTAGTGGTACCAGGAAATATTACAAGCCCAAATAGCGTGGGGTGCAACAACTTGATAAAGTCCGGGGCAATACCCGTCAGCTCTGTCGACGACGTCTTGTTCGCGCTTGGAACAAAAAATCTTATCACAACGACATATATTCATAAGGGTGACACGACCTAA